One segment of Chryseobacterium turcicum DNA contains the following:
- a CDS encoding tetratricopeptide repeat-containing sensor histidine kinase → MIFGNMLYSQTTNNVWKEVEVESEKLKKAVDTKNEAAEAESYYNIGETFFNVRNFSKSEEYFIKSKNIYEKLNDKQNLEKVIRKLAQSQENQNKLKSAQSNYQKASKIGYSKSKRSLNGNDASRLSSPGVENKAEAIQSNIQISEKENNKEDLAASYSQMADVNIENKNIPKAEENLNTAYQISKEQAPQQALAINQKLTNFYVDNKDFDKAIEAKKSVLKENFVKENSQKKVEQIQELAEIYIKKNDPKEAIILLKNAYDIALQKGHTLEAQKSVKKLDSLYNISENTNASVQLYRDFLGKLPDLVSKDRSLVDNKILEDTEQRISQLEQEKKLKDELIRKKNIFNYSLIAVLVLLTGLIIFIFRTLKKVQIKNKKIALQSLRREMNPHFIFNSLNSVNHFIATNNELEANQYLTKFSKLMRGVMENSSEDFIPFQQELDLLQNYLALEKTRFADKFDYEIEVDESLNTQSLKVPGMLIQPFLENAVWHGLRYRSEKGFLSLKFIKNNDLLNITIKDNGIGIEESKKQKTEHQKTREGRGMKNTLERIRLLNDLYNKNIDCAVKDSEDGVIVQISMII, encoded by the coding sequence ATGATTTTTGGGAATATGTTATATTCTCAAACAACTAATAATGTATGGAAAGAAGTTGAAGTTGAAAGCGAAAAACTGAAAAAAGCCGTTGATACAAAAAACGAAGCTGCAGAAGCTGAATCTTACTACAATATCGGTGAAACTTTTTTTAATGTTAGAAATTTTTCTAAAAGTGAAGAGTATTTTATAAAATCTAAAAATATCTACGAAAAGCTTAACGACAAGCAAAATCTAGAAAAGGTAATTCGAAAATTAGCGCAGTCTCAGGAAAATCAAAATAAGCTAAAATCTGCACAAAGCAATTACCAAAAGGCATCAAAAATTGGATATTCAAAGTCAAAAAGAAGCTTGAACGGCAATGATGCTTCAAGACTTTCATCTCCGGGAGTAGAAAATAAAGCTGAAGCTATTCAGAGTAATATTCAGATTAGCGAAAAAGAAAATAACAAAGAGGATCTTGCCGCAAGCTACAGCCAAATGGCAGATGTAAATATTGAAAATAAAAACATTCCGAAAGCTGAAGAAAACCTCAATACAGCCTATCAAATTTCAAAAGAACAAGCGCCGCAACAGGCATTGGCAATCAATCAGAAACTGACCAATTTTTATGTAGATAATAAAGATTTTGATAAAGCGATAGAAGCTAAAAAATCAGTTTTAAAAGAAAATTTCGTCAAAGAAAATTCTCAGAAAAAAGTCGAACAGATTCAGGAATTAGCAGAAATTTACATCAAAAAAAACGATCCAAAAGAAGCGATTATTTTATTGAAAAACGCTTACGATATCGCTTTACAAAAAGGGCACACGCTTGAAGCACAGAAAAGTGTAAAAAAACTCGACAGTTTGTATAACATTTCAGAAAACACCAATGCTTCGGTGCAACTTTATCGAGATTTTCTCGGAAAACTACCAGATTTGGTTTCCAAAGACAGAAGTTTGGTTGATAATAAAATCCTTGAAGATACCGAACAAAGAATTTCACAACTTGAACAGGAAAAGAAATTAAAAGATGAGCTCATTCGCAAGAAAAATATTTTCAATTACAGTTTAATTGCTGTGCTGGTTTTACTGACAGGTTTAATAATTTTCATTTTCAGAACGCTGAAAAAGGTTCAAATCAAAAACAAAAAAATTGCGTTGCAGTCGCTGCGTCGTGAGATGAATCCGCACTTTATTTTTAACAGTTTAAATTCTGTTAATCATTTTATTGCCACCAATAACGAGTTAGAAGCCAATCAATATTTAACCAAATTTTCAAAATTAATGCGTGGCGTCATGGAAAACTCAAGTGAAGATTTCATACCGTTTCAGCAGGAATTAGATTTGCTTCAAAATTATCTGGCGTTAGAAAAAACGCGTTTTGCCGATAAATTTGATTACGAAATTGAGGTTGACGAAAGTTTAAATACGCAAAGTCTAAAAGTTCCGGGAATGCTGATACAGCCATTTTTAGAAAACGCTGTTTGGCATGGCTTAAGATACAGATCTGAAAAGGGATTTTTAAGTTTAAAATTCATTAAAAATAATGACTTACTGAATATTACGATCAAAGATAACGGCATAGGAATAGAAGAAAGCAAAAAGCAGAAAACTGAGCATCAAAAAACACGTGAAGGTCGTGGGATGAAAAATACTCTAGAAAGAATAAGGCTGCTCAATGATTTATATAACAAGAATATTGATTGTGCGGTAAAAGACTCTGAAGACGGGGTTATTGTTCAGATTTCAATGATAATTTAA
- a CDS encoding PA3715 family protein, translating into MMKLYTKITTLLLLFIAFSLSAQVYDDARYDIILKQLKLSSSNVHNQLYTEKKMPNLEDSYIIVVPILLGKLEDDGFSVKNTILITDSQGRIKNKYIDNTEFGSDAIMLDSFVIDTGLYKLNSAIRAFGITANYRGSSKPNPYSSSDISLYYPEGKTLKKILDSYNLMTYSGEWDMNCSGEFEEDNSVIIVDQLRTNGFANLKIKIENIKTIGKEVNGECIENKTSKISYKTLKFNKSVYQ; encoded by the coding sequence ATGATGAAATTATATACAAAAATAACAACCCTTTTATTGCTATTCATTGCTTTTTCTTTGTCTGCTCAGGTATATGACGATGCGAGATATGACATTATTTTGAAACAATTGAAACTTAGTTCTTCTAACGTTCACAATCAGCTTTACACTGAAAAGAAAATGCCTAATCTTGAAGATTCATACATTATTGTAGTTCCCATTTTATTGGGGAAACTTGAAGATGACGGATTTTCTGTGAAAAACACCATTCTAATTACCGATTCTCAGGGAAGAATAAAAAATAAATATATTGATAATACAGAATTTGGATCTGATGCCATTATGTTAGACAGTTTTGTAATCGACACCGGTCTTTATAAGTTAAATTCAGCTATTCGTGCTTTTGGCATTACTGCCAATTATCGCGGAAGCAGCAAGCCCAATCCTTATTCTTCATCCGATATTTCATTGTATTATCCTGAAGGTAAAACTTTAAAGAAAATTCTTGACAGCTATAACCTGATGACATATAGTGGAGAATGGGATATGAACTGTTCAGGAGAGTTTGAAGAAGATAATTCGGTCATTATTGTAGATCAACTAAGAACGAATGGTTTTGCTAATCTTAAAATCAAAATAGAAAATATAAAGACGATTGGCAAAGAAGTTAACGGTGAATGCATCGAAAATAAAACGTCAAAAATATCTTATAAAACTTTGAAATTTAACAAATCTGTTTACCAATAA
- a CDS encoding LytR/AlgR family response regulator transcription factor, producing the protein MSYTKMLVPKICNLKPKKMKIKSVIVDDEKIAREVLRNYLTKYCPQIEILGEAENIKDAVPLIAESRPQLVFLDVEMPFGNAFDVLEATKEFSYETIFITAFSQYSLQALNKSASYYILKPIDIQELILAVNKVAESIEKKDELNRNKILLENLKLKPEKQQLILPTLQGFDVVKTEDIVRLQADGNFTQVYLTDGSKKMVCRFLKHFDDLLESPFVRVHRSHIINTSFVKSYHKSGTATLSDNSEIEVSGSFKDQFLKVFS; encoded by the coding sequence ATGTCATATACTAAAATGCTGGTTCCTAAAATCTGCAACCTAAAACCTAAAAAGATGAAAATAAAATCTGTAATTGTAGACGACGAAAAAATTGCACGAGAAGTTCTAAGGAATTATCTCACAAAATACTGTCCACAAATCGAAATTCTGGGTGAAGCAGAAAATATAAAAGATGCAGTTCCATTGATTGCAGAAAGTCGCCCGCAATTAGTTTTTTTGGATGTTGAAATGCCTTTCGGAAACGCTTTTGACGTATTAGAAGCAACCAAAGAATTTTCTTACGAAACCATCTTTATTACCGCATTTTCGCAATATTCTCTGCAGGCTTTAAACAAATCTGCGAGTTACTATATTTTAAAACCAATTGATATTCAGGAATTGATTTTAGCGGTTAATAAAGTGGCAGAAAGTATTGAAAAGAAAGACGAATTAAACCGAAACAAAATTCTGCTAGAAAATTTAAAACTAAAACCTGAAAAACAACAACTGATTCTCCCGACTTTACAAGGTTTCGACGTGGTAAAAACAGAAGATATCGTAAGACTTCAAGCTGATGGAAATTTTACGCAGGTTTACCTTACAGACGGTTCAAAAAAAATGGTTTGTCGATTTTTAAAACATTTTGATGATTTACTTGAAAGTCCTTTTGTGAGAGTTCATCGTTCACATATTATCAACACCAGTTTCGTGAAATCTTATCATAAAAGTGGCACAGCAACATTGTCTGATAACTCCGAAATTGAAGTTTCTGGAAGCTTTAAAGATCAATTTCTAAAGGTTTTTTCTTGA
- a CDS encoding lipocalin family protein, translating into MKTLHKIAIPVSLGIIGFLLFNSCSVGIPKGATAVKNFNSEKYLGKWYEIARFDFKFEKNMDNVTADYSLNPDGTIKVQNRGYDYVKKEWKESIGEAKFVNDKSEARLKVSFFKPIWAGYNVIDIDDDYQNALVVGNSTKYIWFLSRNKEIPNSIKERFLAKAQKLGYNTDNLIWVKHD; encoded by the coding sequence ATGAAAACCTTACACAAAATAGCTATTCCTGTTTCATTAGGCATTATCGGATTTTTACTATTCAACTCTTGTTCAGTTGGGATTCCTAAAGGAGCAACGGCGGTCAAAAATTTTAACTCAGAAAAATACCTTGGAAAATGGTATGAAATTGCACGTTTCGATTTTAAATTTGAGAAAAACATGGATAATGTAACAGCTGATTATTCACTCAATCCTGATGGAACAATAAAAGTGCAAAACAGAGGCTATGATTACGTAAAAAAAGAATGGAAAGAGTCTATTGGTGAGGCAAAATTCGTTAACGACAAATCTGAAGCAAGATTGAAGGTTTCTTTTTTTAAACCTATTTGGGCAGGCTATAACGTGATTGATATTGATGATGACTACCAAAATGCTTTGGTCGTAGGAAACAGCACAAAATACATTTGGTTTTTGTCTAGAAATAAAGAAATCCCTAACAGTATTAAAGAAAGATTCTTAGCAAAAGCACAAAAATTGGGTTACAACACCGACAATTTGATTTGGGTAAAACATGATTAA
- a CDS encoding DUF7832 domain-containing protein — MTKYDDASWHYGGDFPEGLPEKNGATHTGMFLSWCINNNLHSDELKEDCENEIESLKRREITGADFVIDACDGKFSEFDLNDLGNAFAKDYYVDETEFADKFSSFATDYLNVFDSVAEENDFEYETFYHVEDTYENYDLMKQVIDHRFLEWKEYRNLN, encoded by the coding sequence ATGACTAAATATGATGATGCTTCGTGGCATTATGGCGGAGATTTTCCGGAAGGACTTCCCGAGAAAAATGGCGCTACCCACACCGGAATGTTTCTCAGCTGGTGTATCAACAACAATCTGCATTCTGATGAATTGAAAGAAGATTGCGAAAACGAAATTGAAAGTTTAAAAAGACGCGAAATCACCGGTGCAGACTTTGTTATCGATGCCTGTGACGGAAAATTTTCAGAATTTGATCTGAATGATTTGGGAAATGCTTTTGCGAAAGATTATTACGTTGATGAGACCGAATTTGCAGATAAATTCAGTTCATTTGCTACAGATTACCTCAATGTTTTTGATAGTGTAGCCGAAGAAAATGATTTTGAATATGAAACCTTTTATCATGTAGAAGATACCTACGAAAATTATGATTTAATGAAACAAGTTATTGATCATCGCTTTCTGGAATGGAAAGAGTATCGAAATTTGAACTGA
- a CDS encoding CinA family nicotinamide mononucleotide deamidase-related protein: MQNAVLITIGDEILSGNTVDTNSNFIATELKNIGIKVSQIITISDEIETIKEALQSAFKIGDLIITTGGLGPTRDDKTKKALAEFFDDEIALDEVTFEHLKAYMEKRGRIEILERNREQAFVPTKSTVFQNHYGTAPCMMMQQNGKLAFSLPGVPYEVKPLIKDQIVPYLKEKFNLNYISTRIVSVVGIPESILADQIENWELALPENLALSYLPIGTRVKLRLTATGNNENLLQIQLENEIQKLFPIIGENIIATSEDKIEKILGEILSEKGLTVSTAESCTGGELSLLITSNPGSSKYFIGGIVPYATQKKIDILHVSEGIIERFTVVSEEVAREMADGCQNLFKTDISLSTTGVAGPGKGEDGKEVGLVYYTIKVKDESQTFKLYMPHLDRQDFIYFVSQKILQDLVGILINK; this comes from the coding sequence ATGCAAAACGCAGTTCTTATCACCATTGGTGACGAAATTCTTTCAGGAAATACTGTAGATACCAATTCTAATTTTATCGCTACCGAACTCAAAAATATTGGGATAAAAGTTTCTCAGATTATCACCATTTCAGACGAAATAGAAACCATCAAAGAAGCCTTACAATCAGCTTTTAAAATTGGAGATTTGATTATTACCACAGGAGGTTTGGGACCAACAAGAGATGATAAAACAAAAAAAGCTTTAGCCGAATTTTTTGATGATGAAATTGCTTTAGATGAGGTCACTTTCGAGCATCTTAAAGCATATATGGAAAAACGTGGACGCATCGAAATTTTAGAAAGAAACCGCGAACAGGCTTTTGTGCCTACAAAATCAACTGTTTTTCAAAATCATTACGGTACAGCTCCATGCATGATGATGCAACAAAACGGAAAATTAGCTTTTAGTTTACCTGGTGTTCCGTACGAAGTAAAACCTTTAATAAAAGATCAGATTGTTCCTTATTTAAAAGAAAAATTTAACCTGAATTATATTTCCACAAGAATTGTTTCTGTAGTTGGGATTCCCGAAAGTATTTTGGCAGATCAAATTGAAAACTGGGAACTTGCTTTGCCAGAAAACCTTGCGCTGTCTTATCTTCCCATTGGCACAAGAGTGAAATTAAGATTGACGGCAACTGGAAATAACGAAAATCTATTGCAGATTCAGCTGGAAAACGAAATTCAAAAACTGTTCCCTATTATCGGTGAAAATATCATTGCAACTTCTGAAGATAAAATTGAGAAAATTTTAGGTGAAATTTTAAGCGAAAAAGGGCTTACAGTTTCTACTGCAGAAAGTTGTACAGGTGGAGAATTATCTCTTTTAATTACATCAAATCCTGGAAGTTCTAAATATTTTATCGGTGGTATAGTACCTTACGCCACGCAGAAAAAGATAGATATTCTTCATGTTTCAGAAGGAATTATTGAACGATTTACAGTGGTGAGCGAAGAAGTTGCACGAGAGATGGCTGATGGCTGTCAGAATTTATTCAAAACAGATATTTCTCTTTCTACAACCGGAGTTGCAGGCCCTGGAAAAGGTGAAGATGGCAAAGAAGTGGGATTAGTATATTACACGATAAAAGTGAAAGATGAATCTCAAACTTTTAAATTGTACATGCCCCATTTAGACCGACAGGATTTTATTTATTTCGTCTCGCAGAAAATCCTTCAGGACTTGGTAGGAATTTTAATCAATAAATAA
- a CDS encoding M13 family metallopeptidase, producing MKKLTLSLFLLAGVCSQNTLNAQTKSTKTTTIDKGLDISLMDKSVRPQDDFYNYVSGTWMKTAKIPSDKPTWGSFNKLADDTDNNSMTILNSLLKDKFAEGSEGKKIQDLYATYMNMEKRNADGIKPIQENINKIDAIKNLTDLQNYLASVTKEGENNFYGWGVYADLKDSNMNAVYLGDASLGMGRDYYQKVDAKNTEALAEYQKYVASMLKELGYKNADAAAKGIVDYEKSIAKHLLTNEQSRDNTLQYNPKTMAELKALVKNVDLPAYLSKVGVNTDKVIIGELEYYKNFDQLVNAKTLPVIKDYLKFHMISGSASYLSEKLGDAKFAFYGKYLRGQQEQRALNKRGYELINGSLGEAFGKLYVEKYFPASAKAQMVELIDYLKKSFAVHINGLTWMSSTTKEKAMTKLNKFTVKVAYPDTWKDYSKLVITPESKGGNLYQNLQNIGEWQYNKELAKIGKPVDKTEWGMTPQTVNAYYNPVYNEIVFPAAILQPPFFNPQADAAVNFGGIGAVIGHEISHGFDDSGAQFDADGNLVDWWTPEDKANFEKATKALAAQYDKYEPVKGTFVNGTFTNGENIADLGGVNIAYDALQMYLKDKGNPGKISGYTQDQRFFLSWATVWRTLSSEKYMVNQVKTDPHSPGYFRSFAPLMNVDAFYKAFDVKPGDKLYKKPEDRIKIW from the coding sequence ATGAAAAAATTAACACTTTCTTTGTTTTTATTAGCAGGAGTTTGTTCACAAAATACGTTGAACGCTCAGACTAAATCTACTAAAACAACCACTATTGATAAAGGTTTAGACATTAGCTTGATGGATAAATCTGTTCGTCCTCAAGATGATTTTTACAATTACGTGAGCGGAACTTGGATGAAAACTGCCAAAATCCCTTCTGATAAACCAACTTGGGGAAGTTTCAACAAATTGGCAGATGATACCGATAACAATTCAATGACTATCTTAAACTCGCTTCTGAAAGATAAATTTGCAGAAGGAAGTGAAGGTAAAAAAATCCAGGATTTGTATGCTACGTATATGAATATGGAGAAGAGAAATGCAGACGGAATCAAGCCTATTCAGGAAAACATCAACAAAATTGATGCAATTAAAAATCTTACTGATCTTCAGAATTATTTAGCTTCAGTTACGAAAGAGGGAGAAAACAATTTTTACGGATGGGGTGTTTATGCAGACCTTAAAGATTCTAATATGAATGCCGTTTATCTTGGAGACGCTTCATTAGGAATGGGTAGAGATTACTATCAGAAAGTAGATGCTAAAAATACTGAAGCTCTTGCAGAATACCAGAAATATGTAGCTTCTATGCTAAAAGAATTAGGGTACAAAAATGCTGATGCTGCTGCAAAAGGAATTGTAGACTACGAAAAAAGCATTGCTAAACATTTATTAACGAATGAGCAAAGCCGCGATAATACCCTTCAGTATAATCCAAAAACAATGGCCGAACTTAAAGCTTTGGTTAAAAATGTAGACCTTCCTGCTTATCTTAGTAAGGTTGGTGTAAATACTGATAAAGTTATTATCGGTGAATTAGAGTATTACAAAAACTTTGATCAATTGGTAAACGCTAAAACGCTTCCTGTAATCAAAGATTATTTGAAATTCCACATGATCAGCGGAAGTGCTTCTTATTTAAGTGAAAAATTAGGAGATGCAAAATTTGCTTTCTACGGTAAATATTTAAGAGGTCAGCAGGAGCAGAGAGCTTTAAACAAAAGAGGATATGAGTTAATCAACGGTTCTTTGGGAGAGGCTTTCGGAAAATTATATGTTGAGAAATATTTCCCAGCATCAGCTAAAGCTCAAATGGTTGAGTTGATTGATTATTTAAAGAAAAGTTTCGCAGTTCACATCAACGGTTTAACGTGGATGTCTTCTACTACGAAAGAAAAAGCGATGACTAAACTGAATAAATTTACCGTAAAAGTTGCTTATCCTGATACGTGGAAAGATTATTCTAAATTGGTAATCACTCCAGAATCTAAAGGTGGAAACTTATATCAGAATCTTCAGAATATCGGTGAATGGCAGTACAATAAAGAGTTGGCAAAAATCGGAAAACCGGTTGATAAAACTGAATGGGGAATGACTCCACAAACGGTAAATGCTTATTACAACCCGGTATATAACGAAATCGTTTTCCCTGCTGCAATTCTTCAACCGCCATTCTTTAATCCTCAAGCTGATGCTGCCGTTAATTTTGGTGGAATTGGTGCTGTTATCGGTCACGAAATTTCTCACGGATTTGATGATTCAGGGGCACAGTTTGATGCAGACGGTAACTTAGTAGACTGGTGGACTCCAGAAGACAAAGCGAACTTCGAAAAAGCTACTAAAGCTTTGGCTGCTCAATACGATAAATATGAGCCTGTAAAAGGAACTTTCGTTAATGGAACTTTCACAAATGGTGAAAATATCGCAGATTTAGGAGGTGTAAACATCGCTTATGATGCCCTTCAAATGTATCTTAAAGACAAAGGTAATCCTGGAAAAATCAGTGGTTATACACAAGACCAGAGATTCTTCTTAAGCTGGGCAACCGTTTGGAGAACTTTATCAAGTGAAAAATACATGGTAAACCAAGTGAAAACAGACCCACACTCTCCTGGATATTTCAGAAGTTTCGCACCTTTAATGAATGTTGATGCATTCTACAAAGCATTCGATGTGAAACCTGGTGATAAACTATACAAAAAGCCAGAAGATAGAATTAAAATCTGGTAA
- the lipA gene encoding lipoyl synthase has translation MENLVQDTTVQKPKWIRVKLPTGKNYRELRTLVDKYKLNTICQSGSCPNMGECWGEGTATFMILGNICTRSCGFCGVKTGKPMDVNWDEPEKVARSIKLMKIKHAVLTSVDRDDLKDMGSILWGETVNAVRRISPGTTMETLIPDFQGLTKHLDRLVDVAPEVISHNMETVKRLTREVRIQAKYERSLEVLRYLKEAGQNRTKTGLMLGLGEEKHEVFQTIEDIRNANVDVITMGQYLQPTKKHLPVKKFITPEEFDEFGDFARSLGFRHVESSPLVRSSYHAEKHIH, from the coding sequence ATGGAGAATTTAGTTCAAGATACTACCGTTCAAAAACCAAAATGGATTCGTGTAAAACTTCCTACAGGAAAGAATTACAGAGAATTAAGAACTTTGGTAGATAAATATAAATTAAATACAATTTGCCAAAGTGGAAGCTGCCCAAACATGGGTGAATGTTGGGGCGAGGGAACGGCAACTTTCATGATTTTAGGAAACATCTGTACCAGAAGCTGTGGTTTTTGCGGGGTGAAAACCGGAAAACCAATGGATGTAAACTGGGACGAGCCTGAAAAAGTAGCTCGTTCTATTAAACTAATGAAAATTAAGCATGCGGTCTTAACTTCTGTTGACCGTGATGATTTGAAAGATATGGGTTCTATTCTTTGGGGGGAAACTGTAAACGCAGTAAGAAGAATTTCTCCGGGAACAACAATGGAAACTTTAATTCCGGATTTCCAAGGTCTTACAAAACATTTAGACAGATTGGTAGATGTAGCTCCGGAAGTGATTTCTCATAACATGGAAACGGTAAAACGTTTGACGAGAGAAGTAAGAATTCAGGCAAAATACGAAAGAAGCCTTGAGGTTTTAAGATATTTAAAAGAAGCCGGGCAAAACAGAACAAAAACAGGATTAATGCTTGGCTTAGGTGAAGAAAAACATGAAGTTTTCCAAACCATTGAAGACATAAGAAACGCCAATGTTGACGTTATTACGATGGGGCAATATTTGCAGCCGACAAAAAAACATCTTCCTGTGAAAAAATTTATCACGCCTGAAGAGTTTGATGAATTCGGAGATTTTGCAAGAAGTTTAGGTTTCAGACATGTTGAAAGTTCACCTCTGGTGAGAAGTTCTTACCACGCAGAAAAACATATTCATTAA
- a CDS encoding RNA polymerase sigma factor, which translates to MKDEQLFPLIQKAKEKDQKAQTKLINVFWVDVFSFVMKKVHDENDADEITVNVFSKVLSKLDLYDPHFQFKTWILTIAQNTIIDYWRRKSRENQDPTENLDEVKNHYAKSPEELMISDEEQQKIIKTIESLDVNYQDIIKLRFFEEKSIKEIAEELGISVANTKVRVMRAKKVLAELLKNNEFEDN; encoded by the coding sequence ATGAAAGACGAGCAATTATTTCCTCTCATCCAAAAGGCAAAGGAAAAAGACCAGAAAGCACAAACCAAACTGATTAATGTTTTTTGGGTAGACGTTTTTTCTTTTGTGATGAAAAAAGTGCACGACGAAAATGATGCAGACGAAATTACCGTCAATGTTTTTTCAAAAGTGTTGTCTAAGCTTGATTTGTACGATCCTCATTTTCAGTTTAAAACTTGGATTCTGACGATTGCTCAAAATACAATTATTGATTATTGGCGTAGAAAAAGTCGTGAAAATCAAGATCCTACCGAAAATTTAGACGAAGTAAAAAATCATTATGCAAAATCTCCCGAAGAATTGATGATTTCTGATGAAGAGCAGCAAAAGATTATTAAAACCATTGAGTCTTTAGATGTTAATTATCAGGATATTATTAAATTAAGATTCTTCGAGGAAAAAAGCATCAAAGAAATTGCCGAAGAGTTGGGGATTTCTGTTGCTAATACAAAAGTTCGTGTCATGCGCGCCAAAAAAGTTTTAGCTGAGTTGCTGAAAAATAATGAGTTTGAGGATAATTAA
- the tyrS gene encoding tyrosine--tRNA ligase encodes MNSFIEELKWRGLFADMMPGTDEQLNKEMTTAYIGFDPTADSLHIGSLIQIKILAHFQQHGHKPIALVGGATGMIGDPSGKSAERNLLDEDTLLHYVDCLQNQLSRFLNFDGNETNKAELVNNYDWMKKISFLDFAKNVGKNITVNYMMAKDSVKKRLSGEAGVDGMSFTEFTYQLIQGYDFLHLYQNNNVKLQMGGSDQWGNITTGTELIRRKAQGEAFALTVPLITKADGSKFGKSESGENYWLDQKKTSPYKFYQFWLNATDDDAERFIKFYTFLGKEEIEAFIEDHKTAPHERKLQRKLAEEVTVWVHGREEYEKAMKASEILFGKSTAEDLVSLDEEIFLEIFDGVPQKEVAKADVLGINIVDLLSEKTGFLKSKSEATRELKGNSISVNKEKINDVYTANETDLIDGKFLLLQKGKKSYFIVKVI; translated from the coding sequence ATGAACTCTTTTATTGAAGAACTGAAATGGCGTGGTCTTTTTGCCGACATGATGCCCGGAACAGATGAACAACTGAATAAGGAAATGACAACTGCCTATATCGGTTTTGATCCTACTGCAGATTCTTTACATATAGGAAGTCTTATTCAGATAAAAATTCTGGCTCATTTTCAACAACATGGTCACAAACCTATCGCTTTGGTAGGTGGTGCTACAGGAATGATTGGTGACCCATCAGGAAAATCTGCAGAGAGAAATCTTTTGGATGAAGATACATTACTGCATTATGTGGACTGTTTACAAAATCAACTTTCAAGATTCTTAAATTTTGATGGAAATGAAACCAACAAAGCCGAATTGGTGAACAATTACGACTGGATGAAGAAAATTTCTTTCCTTGATTTTGCTAAAAATGTTGGAAAAAACATTACTGTTAATTACATGATGGCAAAAGATTCTGTGAAGAAAAGACTTTCAGGAGAAGCGGGTGTTGACGGAATGAGTTTTACAGAGTTTACTTACCAATTAATTCAAGGATATGATTTCCTTCATTTATATCAAAATAATAATGTAAAACTTCAGATGGGAGGTTCTGACCAATGGGGAAATATCACCACAGGTACAGAATTAATCCGTAGAAAAGCACAAGGAGAGGCATTTGCACTGACGGTTCCTTTGATTACAAAAGCTGACGGTTCTAAATTCGGTAAGTCTGAAAGTGGAGAAAATTATTGGTTAGACCAAAAGAAAACTTCCCCTTACAAATTCTATCAATTTTGGTTGAATGCAACCGATGATGATGCTGAAAGATTTATTAAATTCTATACATTTTTAGGAAAAGAAGAAATTGAAGCATTCATTGAAGACCATAAAACAGCTCCACACGAAAGAAAACTTCAAAGAAAATTAGCTGAAGAAGTTACCGTTTGGGTTCATGGAAGAGAAGAATATGAAAAAGCGATGAAAGCTTCAGAAATTCTTTTTGGAAAATCAACCGCTGAAGATTTGGTAAGCCTTGATGAAGAAATTTTCCTGGAAATTTTTGACGGAGTTCCTCAGAAAGAAGTTGCTAAAGCTGATGTTTTAGGAATTAACATTGTGGATTTGCTTTCAGAAAAAACAGGCTTTTTGAAATCTAAAAGTGAAGCTACCAGAGAATTGAAAGGAAATTCAATTTCTGTAAACAAAGAAAAAATCAATGACGTTTATACCGCAAACGAAACAGATTTGATTGACGGTAAATTCTTATTACTACAAAAAGGAAAGAAAAGTTACTTTATTGTAAAAGTGATTTAA